GTGCGGCGAAATAATCGAGAAAGAGACGGCGAATCGTACGTGCTTGCATACCCGCAATATACGGGGAGGACGAGGCCCGACGGCAGTCGGTTCCCTAGCAGGATCGACGAACCAGCTCGCGCGCCAGGGTGCCGGTGTAGCCCCGTCGCGCCAGCACGGCGAGCAGCCGCCGCCGGGCCTGGTACGGGGGCAGCCCCTCGAGCGCAGGCCGTTTGCGCGCAATGATCGTTTCGATCTGCTCCCGCTCCCCGGTCGGCTCGCTAGCCGCAAGCTCGGCCAGTGCCGCCTCGATCAGCTCGCGGGCCACGCCGACCTGGGCCAGCTCGCGACGGAGCCGCGCCGGCCCCCGACCCCGCGCAGATCGGCTGGCAACGTACTGCTGGGCGTACTTCGCGTCGTCCAGGAACCCCGCAGCCTCGGCCCGCTCGACTGCCGCCTCCGCCAGATCGGGCAAGTGCCCCTTGAGGACCAGGCGGCGCTGCAGATCCCGCCTCGCAAACGGACGCCGCTCCAGCGCCCTGAGCGCCGTCCGATAGGCCGCCTCGCGGTCGACCGCACCGATCAGGCTGGTCAGCCGCTCGGGGGTGATTTCGGTGCCGACCGCGAGCCGCTCACGGCGCACCAGATCATCCGGCAGCGAGAGGGCCGTCCGCCCGTCGATGACGATGCGGACGACCCCCTTCTGTCGGCGATCGGGCTCGATAGCCTCGATCGTGCTACTCCTCGTCGGCGTCATCCGCCTCGAGTTCCGGGCCAGTCTTCACACCCAGCCACTCTTTGACCTTCTGCTCCACTTCGACCTGCAAGGCCGGATTGTCCTTGAGGAAGAGCTTGGCGTTTTCGCGGCCCTGCCCGATCCGCTGCTCGCCGTAGGAGTACCAGGCGCCGGACTTCTGAATGATGTTGGCCTCGGAAGCGAGGTCGACCAGGAGACCGTTGTGGCTGATGCCCTCGTCGAACAGCACATCGAACTCCGCCTGCTTGAACGGCGGCGCCACCTTGTTCTTCACGATCTTGACCCGAACCCGATTGCCGATGACGTTCTCGCGCTCTTTGACCGGCCCAATCCGCCGGATGTCGAGCCGGAGCGAGGCGTAGAACTTGAGCGCCTTGCCGCCGGTGGTCGTTTCCGGGTTGCCGAACATGACGCCGATCTTTTCACGCAGCTGGTTGATGAAGACCACCGCAGCGTTCGAGCGGTTGATCGCACCCGCCAATTTGCGGAGCGCCTGGCTCATCAGACGGGCCTGCAGACCAACATGGCTGTCGCCCATCTCACCTTCGATTTCGGCCTTCGGCACCAGGGCGGCCACCGAGTCGATCACGATCAGGTCCACCGCCCCGGAACGCACCAGGATCTCGACGATTTCCAGCGCCTGCTCCCCCGTGTCCGGCTGCGACACCAGCAGCGCATCCACGTCGACCCCAAGCTTCCGGGCGTACTCGACATCGAGCGCATGCTCGGCGTCGACATACGCCGCCACCCCGCCGCTCCGCTGGATGTTGGCGACGAGGTGAAGACAGAGCGTGGTCTTGCCGGACGACTCTGGTCCGTAGATCTCGGTGATCCGCCCCTTCGGCACCCCGCCCACCCCGATGGCGGCGTCGAGATTGACGGCCCCGGTCGAGATGACCCCGATTTTCTCGCGCGGCGAATCGGTGCCCATCCGCATGATGGACCCCTTGCCGAGCTGCTTTTCGATCTGCGCGATGGCGAGGTTGAGCGCCTTTTTACGCTCGGCCTCCTGCCGGACTTCGTCGACTGGCATGATCAGCAAACTCCCCCAATGAAGCGTGAAATGATGACCGATCTGGGCGATACAACCGCTGAGTCTCTTTGTGGAGCAATACGCGCCACAATCTTACTGCATTCAATCTAAGTCCGAAGATTAGCCGAAACAAGTGGGCACTTTTTCATTTTTCCACATGCCTCCAGGCGTCCTCGATGTGGATTATCTGTGGAAAACCACCTCGCGAGAGCTCCACAACCACAAGATCGAACCGGTAGGAATCCTGGGACTGGCCGAATCGGGAGATCCAGATCATGGCCCCGACCGCGATGCTCTGCCGCTTCCGCCACCCGACCGCGTTGAGGCCTCCACCAAAGGCG
This genomic stretch from Gemmatimonadales bacterium harbors:
- a CDS encoding RecX family transcriptional regulator translates to MTPTRSSTIEAIEPDRRQKGVVRIVIDGRTALSLPDDLVRRERLAVGTEITPERLTSLIGAVDREAAYRTALRALERRPFARRDLQRRLVLKGHLPDLAEAAVERAEAAGFLDDAKYAQQYVASRSARGRGPARLRRELAQVGVARELIEAALAELAASEPTGEREQIETIIARKRPALEGLPPYQARRRLLAVLARRGYTGTLARELVRRSC
- the recA gene encoding recombinase RecA — encoded protein: MPVDEVRQEAERKKALNLAIAQIEKQLGKGSIMRMGTDSPREKIGVISTGAVNLDAAIGVGGVPKGRITEIYGPESSGKTTLCLHLVANIQRSGGVAAYVDAEHALDVEYARKLGVDVDALLVSQPDTGEQALEIVEILVRSGAVDLIVIDSVAALVPKAEIEGEMGDSHVGLQARLMSQALRKLAGAINRSNAAVVFINQLREKIGVMFGNPETTTGGKALKFYASLRLDIRRIGPVKERENVIGNRVRVKIVKNKVAPPFKQAEFDVLFDEGISHNGLLVDLASEANIIQKSGAWYSYGEQRIGQGRENAKLFLKDNPALQVEVEQKVKEWLGVKTGPELEADDADEE